The segment TTTCAGGCACATGTTCAGGCTGATCGGGCAATTTAGGTAAGGTTTCAATCAAAGGATTAGTGGGACGAGATTGTTTTGACAAGGGAAGTGATGGCAGATCAAGGAATAAAAAATCCCCCCTATCCTTATCTTCCATTACCgaattctccccctgaagatAAGGAATAGTGAAATAAGATTCTTGTTCATGGAAAGTAACATCTACCGAGACATAGAATCTTTTTGATGGAGGATGGTAACACTTATACCCTTTCTGAGTTGAAGAATAAcccaaaaaaacacattttaatgCCCGTGGATCTAACTTCCCCCTGTTTTGATTATGAACATGGACAAATGCCACACACCCAAATATCCTAGGAACAAGATTGTTTGTAGTGTGTAGGTTTGGATAGAATGTTGAAAGTATGTCCATTGGACTTTTGAATCCCAAGATCCTAGAAGGCAATCTATTTATGAGATGAGCAGCTGTAAGAACTGCTTCTCCCCAAAAGGATTTAGGCACATTTTTCTGAAACATGAAGGATCGGGTTGAGTCAAGAAGGTGACCGTTTTTTCTTTCTGCCACTCCGTTTTGCTGTGGAGTGTTAACACAAGATGACTCATGTATGATTCCTTCCCTCTGAAAGTATGGAGTTAGGACTTGATTGAAATAATCCTTAGCATTATCCGACCTAAATCTTTTGATATTGACTCCAAATTGAGTCTTAATcatagaacaaaaatttggaaGGACAGTACTGACATCAAATTTATGTTTGAGCAAAAAAATCCAAGTGACTCGagtacaatcatcaatgaatgaaacaaaCCATTTAGCCCCAGTAATGTTAGGAATAGGAGAAGGACCCCAAATGTCACTGTGTATGAGATAAAAAGGAATagaacttcttttattgctaaCTGGAAAAGACACACGTTTGTGTTTAGCAAGTTCACACACTTCACAATGAAAATGTTCGACGTCTAGACCTTTAAATAAGGAAGGAAACAGAATTTTAGTAACCCTAAATGATGGATGTCCAAGTCGGCGATGATGAAGccaaactttttctttattgaatgaaaaaacttCTGAGACAAGAATGAGATGATTTGCCTTTGGTAATGTTTGATTGACTTGGTGCTTTGAGATAGTAGAGTCCATCCCGTTCTCTAGCATGTCCAATCATCCTCCCCGAATCCTCGTCCTGAAATACACAATGACTATGATAAAAAACCACATTGCAATGTAAATCTTGAGTGAGTTTTTGGATAGAAATGAGGTTCGTGGTTAACCTAGGGACATGAAGAACATTTTTTAACATCAGTGATGGGCTTATTTTGACATCTCCTATACCTGCTACAGTGGTCAAGGAGCCATCGGTTGTGGCTATTTTTCTACTGCTTGAACATGGGAAATATGTGGAAAAAATGTTTGGTGAATGAGTCATATGGTCGGTAGCACCTGAGTCAATGACCCAGGAGTTGGCAAAGGTTATATCCGAGACATTTAATCCGATAGAGAATGGAAACTTACCTGAATACGCCAATGAACCAGTACCTGCTGGTTTGTCAAGGTTGCAAATAAGAGACCCCACCCTCTCAACTTCTTCTTGATTAAGACTGCCTATCTCTTGCAGTGTTGCTCCATTCTGTTGTACTGTTGTAACATGGGTCTGACCATTATTACTTGGTTGTTCTCCCTTCTGTCCCCACTCTCGACTTGGTGGTTTTCCATGTAGTTTCCAGCACCGCTCACGCGTATGGCGTGCCTTCTTACAATAAGTGCACCATAAGTTGTCCTTGTAGTCACGATTTTGAGTCTTTGGTTGACTAGATCTTCCATTGCCAGAAACTAGTACTCTTTCCATATTTGTGGCTGAATTGTTACCACTGCCAGCCACCATAGCCGAGCTGTCCGTGTTCTGTGGATTAAGCATCAGGCATCTTCTGCTTTCCTCTCCTCAAATTAATGCCACCACCTCATTAAAGCACGGAACTTCTTGCTTGCCAAGAATCTGGATTCGCACTTGGTCAAATTCTGGATTGAGTCCAACAAGAAAATCATAGACTCGATCTTGTTCTATGAAATCCTTGAGAATAGCAGCATCTTCGGGACACTTGATCTTTATTACCCTGTAATGATCAAGTTCTTGCCATAAAGATTTCAATTGATTAGCATACTCAGTAACAGTTTTATCTCCCTGTTTAGCAGCAACAGTTTTCACCTTGACCTCGTATACTTGGGCCGCATCTCTCGCCTTAGAGTACGTCTGTTGGATTGCATCCCAAATGTCCTTGGCAGTAGCTAGGAACATGCATGTGTCACTGATTTCAGGAATCATAGAATTCCACAACCATGCCATAATCATGGAGTCTTCTTCATCCCATGCTTCAAAATGAGGATCTCCTAGTTTCGGCCCTGTACCCATGAGATGGCTGATCTTCCCTTTCCCTTTCAACACGGTGCGAACAAGTTAGGACCATTTCAGATAATTTTTTCCATCCAGCCTATATGCAGCCTGGATATTCTGCAATTCTCCGGAATGTTGGGTTCGAATAATCTCCTCTGATTGGACTGTAGTGGTTATTTCTGAAATCtctgacatttttttttttttaaaaaaaaaaacggcaATTTCTAGGTGATTCAGGCAAAGCACGTGGGTCAACAATAGACAACGTTGAAGGCCAAGAGATCAGATTGACAATGAAGGCAAAAAAAAGGCAAATGAATGGCAATGAAggccaagaagaaaatgaaaattccaggaaaggaaacaaatgctcggttttgagtttcaaaaacagaagaaaaattGGGCACTGTATTCAGCAATGAAGGCTGAAACAAAATAACTTCCAAGGATCCTAAttcagctctgataccatgacgTAAATTGAGAGAGCAGAATTGtggaataattttattctaCTTCCTTCTCAGAAAACTATACTAGCTTTATACAGAAAAGTCTTAGCTATAGAAAAGGAAACGAATGACTAGGCTATATCAAATCCCATGATTTATGGGATAAacgaaataggaaactaactaaaTTAACCTAATTCTAGGAATTCTGGCTGTTACAAACAAACTCTCCTAAACTAGCATAATTACTATACATAGCAAAACACAAGCCATTAATTTACAACCATAATTCACGTTTTCCCACATAATAGTATGTTTGTACGTGGATGATATGATAATTTTCGGAAGTAATAATGATATCATTAGAGCTACCAAGAAAATGTTAACCAAAcattttgatatgaaagataTGGGTATAGCAAACATCATATTAGGAGTTAAAATCTCTAAGACGTCTGATGGACTAGTATTTTCTCAATCACACTACATTGAGCAATACTTAGAaagtttaataaatatgaagatAGTCCAGTAAAGATTCCAATAAATGTAAATCTACACTTGCTAAAAATACTAATCAAACCATATCTTAATTAGAGTATTCTCATCTAATTGGCAGTTTAATGTAAGTCGTGAACTGTAcacaaccaaacatagcatgaTAACAAATTGAGTAGATTTACAAACAATCCAAGAAAAGATCATTGGAAGGCAATAATCAAGGTTCTTAAATACCTAAGATACAGTCTAAATTATGGATTGCAGTACATAAGATAGCCAGTTGTACTTGAAGGAGGTTTAGTGATGCAAACTAGATATCTTATACAAAGGACACAAAACCCACTAGTGGATAGATATTTACAATAGCAAAAGGAGTTACATCATGGAAGTCCTCAAAACAAACATGTATTGCTTGATCCATAATGGAATCTAAATTTATAGCTCCAAATAAAGCAGGAGAAAAGCAGAATGTCTTCGCAATTTTCTAGAGGATATACTATGTTAGCAAAAACTTATGCCTATAATAAGCATACATTGTGATAATCAATCCGCTATTGGAAGAGCACAATATAGCATATATAATGGGAAATCTCAACATATACGTCGAAGACACAATATAATAAGATAGTTACTTTCAAATGGagtgatttacattgattacaTCAAATCAAAGGACAACCTTGCGGATCCTCTTACTAAAGGTTTGTCAAGAGACCAAGTTAACTACTCATCGAGAGGAATGGGATTAAAGCCTATGATAAAAAAGTCTTCATAATGGTAACCCAACCTAGTTAACTAGAGATCCCAACATCTAGGTTCAAAGGGACAACTAAGTTATGAATGACTAAAAGAAACAGTAAAGAGATAATCTCTCTTACCTATTCCTACAATGAATTAGTGTTTTCTACAGAGTGAACTAGGTTAAGCTTTGCTTTTTAATGAGTCTTATAGCTTGGAAAACAAGTGGGA is part of the Vitis riparia cultivar Riparia Gloire de Montpellier isolate 1030 chromosome 17, EGFV_Vit.rip_1.0, whole genome shotgun sequence genome and harbors:
- the LOC117905178 gene encoding uncharacterized protein LOC117905178, giving the protein MLNPQNTDSSAMVAGSGNNSATNMERVLVSGNGRSSQPKTQNRDYKDNLWCTYCKKARHTRERCWKLHGKPPSREWGQKGEQPSNNGQTHVTTVQQNGATLQEIGSLNQEEVERVGSLICNLDKPAGTGSLAYSGRGFGEDDWTC